The Bacillota bacterium genome contains a region encoding:
- a CDS encoding nucleotidyltransferase substrate binding protein, which produces MNNERTKKRLEEYRKAVSRLGEALDENTSNPLVYDATIQRFEFAYELAWKLMRAYLDYEGIVAVNSPRSAFKEAFAAGLIINGDVWIEMIDDRNLTVHTYNEKMAKEIYDRIRGVYFASFAAFANKMKEVLG; this is translated from the coding sequence ATGAACAATGAAAGGACCAAGAAGAGATTGGAGGAGTATCGCAAAGCAGTCTCGCGGCTTGGAGAGGCCTTGGACGAAAATACCTCGAATCCTCTTGTTTATGATGCAACGATCCAACGCTTTGAATTCGCTTATGAGCTGGCCTGGAAGTTGATGAGGGCCTATCTTGATTACGAAGGAATAGTGGCTGTTAATTCTCCGCGCTCCGCTTTTAAGGAAGCGTTTGCCGCAGGCTTGATAATCAATGGCGACGTCTGGATTGAGATGATTGATGATCGCAATCTTACGGTGCATACCTATAACGAGAAAATGGCCAAAGAGATCTACGATAGGATCAGAGGGGTGTATTTTGCCTCTTTTGCTGCCTTTGCGAACAAGATGAAGGAGGTGCTAGGATGA
- the rsmH gene encoding 16S rRNA (cytosine(1402)-N(4))-methyltransferase RsmH, whose translation MSEAFHRPVMVQEVLDLLGDLGDGVFVDATVGGGGHSLAVLDRWTGLRAVVMDRDPDALEEAARTLGCYGDRVTMRQARFSCLERILGDLGLEGAHGILMDLGVSSHQLDQPERGFTYRGERLDMRMDPEDSIDAVTLLNTWPEADIARALRQYGEERWAPRIARFITKRRPLKTAGELVEVIKDAIPAKFRRTGPHPARRTFQALRIAVNREMEELQEGLAAAARACLPGGRVVVLCYHSLEDRMVKSSFREWSQSGCFRVLTPRPLRPEPAEVEANPRSRSARLRAAQRVSGIGASGREYT comes from the coding sequence ATGAGCGAGGCCTTCCACAGGCCTGTGATGGTCCAGGAGGTCCTGGACCTCCTGGGGGACTTGGGTGACGGGGTGTTTGTGGACGCAACGGTGGGCGGCGGAGGCCACAGCCTGGCGGTCCTGGACCGCTGGACGGGGCTGAGGGCGGTTGTGATGGACCGGGACCCCGATGCCCTGGAAGAGGCTGCCAGGACACTGGGGTGTTACGGGGACAGGGTGACCATGAGACAGGCCAGGTTCTCTTGCCTGGAGCGCATCCTGGGGGACCTGGGATTGGAGGGAGCCCACGGCATCCTGATGGACCTGGGGGTATCCTCTCACCAGCTGGACCAGCCGGAGCGGGGCTTCACCTACAGGGGCGAGCGTCTTGACATGAGAATGGACCCGGAGGACTCCATCGACGCAGTCACGTTGCTTAACACATGGCCGGAGGCGGATATCGCCAGAGCGCTCCGGCAGTATGGCGAGGAACGGTGGGCACCCAGGATAGCCCGTTTTATCACGAAAAGGAGGCCCCTTAAGACCGCAGGCGAGCTGGTAGAGGTCATCAAGGATGCCATTCCCGCCAAGTTCAGGAGGACCGGGCCACACCCGGCGCGCAGGACCTTCCAGGCGCTCCGGATCGCAGTGAACCGGGAGATGGAGGAACTGCAAGAGGGGCTGGCGGCGGCAGCCAGGGCCTGCCTCCCCGGAGGCCGGGTAGTGGTCTTGTGCTATCACTCCCTTGAGGACCGCATGGTGAAGTCATCCTTCAGGGAATGGAGTCAATCTGGTTGTTTCCGGGTCCTAACCCCAAGACCGCTGAGGCCAGAGCCAGCGGAGGTCGAGGCTAACCCCAGATCCCGCAGCGCCCGGCTCAGGGCTGCCCAGAGGGTCTCAGGTATAGGGGCATCAGGGAGGGAATACACATGA
- a CDS encoding epoxyqueuosine reductase — MSRQVIQEALRHFMERPGNALKAHGGMRIWDEPLVAFADAEDFMFERLREPAVGMPGFRPPGEWLPGAKTVISYFLPFSEEVRSSNYRPGLPSPEWCSARIDGEAFNDSLRRFLVTHLEGLGYQAVAPALAQEYTVRDLSSNWSERHVAFAAGLGTFGLSRSLITQRGSAGRFGSVVTDLEMEATPRPFITHYSHCPWLDRGECGACVDRCPSGAITTEGKDKEACRRYIDDVVKPMFEPRYGCAKCQTEVPCETRIP, encoded by the coding sequence GTGAGCCGTCAAGTGATACAAGAGGCCCTGCGGCACTTCATGGAGAGGCCCGGAAACGCCCTGAAGGCCCATGGGGGCATGCGCATCTGGGATGAACCGCTGGTAGCATTCGCGGATGCTGAGGACTTCATGTTCGAGAGGCTTAGGGAGCCAGCCGTGGGCATGCCTGGCTTTCGCCCCCCCGGGGAGTGGCTGCCCGGGGCCAAGACGGTTATATCCTACTTCCTACCCTTCAGCGAGGAGGTCCGGTCCTCGAACTACCGCCCGGGCCTTCCCTCCCCGGAATGGTGTTCCGCGAGAATAGACGGGGAGGCCTTTAACGACAGCCTTCGCCGCTTCCTGGTGACCCACCTGGAGGGCCTGGGCTACCAGGCTGTGGCCCCTGCCCTGGCCCAGGAGTACACCGTGAGGGACCTCTCCTCCAACTGGTCCGAGCGGCATGTGGCCTTCGCCGCCGGCCTCGGAACCTTCGGCCTGAGCAGGTCATTGATAACCCAGCGGGGTTCGGCAGGGAGGTTCGGAAGCGTTGTGACTGACCTGGAGATGGAGGCCACCCCCAGACCCTTTATCACGCACTACTCCCACTGCCCCTGGCTGGACCGGGGTGAGTGCGGGGCCTGCGTCGACCGGTGCCCATCCGGCGCCATCACCACAGAGGGAAAGGACAAGGAAGCATGCAGGCGCTACATAGATGATGTGGTGAAGCCCATGTTCGAGCCCAGGTACGGCTGCGCCAAGTGCCAGACCGAGGTGCCGTGCGAGACACGCATACCCTGA
- the mraZ gene encoding division/cell wall cluster transcriptional repressor MraZ, whose protein sequence is MLIGEYQHTIDDKGRIAVPSRLREDLGERFIVTRGLENCLFVFPMSEWELVRERLRSLSFTKSDARAFTRYLFSGAMEGEVDRQGRVLITPTLRDYAKLEKDVMVIGVSTRVEIWSKEQWEAYREKADLSYEDIAEKLAEVDL, encoded by the coding sequence GTGCTGATCGGGGAATACCAGCACACCATAGATGACAAGGGCCGGATAGCAGTCCCCTCCCGCCTCCGGGAGGACCTCGGTGAGCGCTTCATCGTCACCAGGGGCCTGGAGAACTGCCTCTTCGTATTCCCCATGAGCGAATGGGAACTGGTAAGAGAGAGGCTTCGCTCCCTGTCCTTCACCAAGTCCGATGCCAGGGCCTTCACCCGGTACCTCTTCTCCGGGGCCATGGAGGGAGAGGTGGACAGGCAGGGGCGGGTGCTGATTACCCCCACACTAAGGGACTACGCGAAGCTGGAGAAGGACGTGATGGTCATCGGCGTATCCACAAGGGTTGAGATATGGAGCAAGGAGCAGTGGGAGGCCTACCGCGAGAAGGCGGATCTCTCCTACGAGGACATAGCCGAGAAACTGGCAGAGGTTGATCTGTGA
- a CDS encoding UDP-N-acetylmuramoyl-L-alanyl-D-glutamate--2,6-diaminopimelate ligase, translating to MRAGNLLDALGDYTLEGSPGTDISSISYDSRTVAPGTAFVAVKGFRHDGHDFVDEAVRRGASLVVAERRVDTLGVPLVLVKDTRASLAALASEFYGHPSTLLRVIGVTGTNGKTTTTHLIRRILIAAGHETGLLGTVTNIIGGAEVPNKHTTPESLDLMEMFARMLEAGSTHAVMEVSSHALALGRVSGCEFDVGVFTNLTQDHLDFHGSLAMYRESKARLFRSLGRPYHGQGKRGPKRAVINLDDPSYGFMAGACRVPVVSYSLHEGADFTARDVEVGSGGVRFRVDYPGGSMDVSMPATGRFNVYNALAAAAAASGEGVSPGVIRDALAGFTGVRGRFQVVSGPGDPTVIVDYAHTPDGLRNVLETAREITSGRLTAVFGCGGDRDKTKRPLMGAIAAGLADRVIVTSDNPRSEEPREIAEAVAEGVKQAGRSDFEVIVDRRAAIERAVKGARPGDVVVIAGKGHETYQVFRDRTIHFDDAEVAGELLGNRGEG from the coding sequence TTGCGCGCCGGCAATCTCCTGGACGCCCTTGGAGACTACACCCTAGAGGGCTCCCCGGGCACAGATATCTCCAGTATATCATATGATTCCCGGACGGTGGCCCCTGGCACGGCCTTCGTTGCCGTAAAGGGCTTTCGCCATGATGGACATGACTTCGTTGACGAGGCGGTGCGCAGGGGCGCCTCCCTGGTAGTGGCTGAACGGCGTGTGGATACCCTGGGGGTGCCGCTGGTGCTGGTCAAGGACACCAGGGCTTCCCTGGCGGCCCTGGCCAGCGAGTTCTACGGCCACCCATCCACGCTACTGAGGGTGATCGGGGTGACGGGAACCAACGGCAAGACCACTACGACTCACCTCATCAGGAGGATACTAATAGCGGCGGGACATGAAACGGGGCTCCTGGGCACCGTCACCAACATCATTGGCGGTGCCGAGGTGCCGAACAAGCATACCACGCCGGAATCGCTGGACCTGATGGAAATGTTTGCCAGGATGCTGGAGGCAGGCTCAACCCATGCGGTCATGGAGGTGTCCTCCCATGCCCTTGCGTTGGGAAGGGTGTCGGGGTGTGAGTTCGACGTTGGCGTGTTCACCAACCTCACCCAGGACCACCTGGACTTCCACGGGTCGCTGGCAATGTACAGGGAATCAAAGGCCCGGCTCTTCAGGAGCCTTGGAAGGCCATATCACGGCCAGGGGAAAAGGGGCCCTAAGCGTGCCGTCATCAACCTGGACGACCCCTCGTACGGCTTCATGGCGGGTGCCTGCAGGGTTCCGGTGGTCTCCTACAGCCTTCATGAAGGGGCCGACTTTACCGCCCGCGATGTGGAGGTGGGCTCTGGTGGAGTGAGGTTCCGCGTGGACTACCCAGGGGGCAGCATGGATGTGAGCATGCCTGCCACGGGCCGCTTCAACGTGTACAATGCCCTGGCTGCCGCAGCCGCGGCATCAGGGGAGGGGGTATCCCCCGGGGTCATCAGGGACGCCCTGGCTGGTTTCACGGGGGTGCGAGGCAGGTTCCAGGTGGTCTCCGGGCCCGGGGACCCCACAGTCATTGTGGACTATGCTCACACCCCGGATGGGCTCCGCAACGTGCTGGAGACGGCCAGGGAGATCACATCGGGAAGACTGACCGCGGTCTTCGGCTGCGGGGGGGACCGGGACAAGACCAAACGGCCTCTCATGGGTGCCATAGCTGCGGGACTGGCGGACCGGGTTATCGTGACATCGGATAACCCTAGGAGCGAGGAGCCCAGGGAGATCGCCGAGGCGGTGGCGGAGGGCGTGAAGCAGGCCGGTCGTAGCGATTTTGAGGTCATTGTGGACAGGAGAGCCGCCATTGAGAGGGCGGTGAAGGGCGCCCGTCCCGGGGACGTTGTGGTTATAGCCGGCAAGGGACACGAGACCTACCAGGTATTCAGGGACAGGACCATACACTTTGACGACGCGGAAGTGGCTGGCGAACTACTGGGAAACAGGGGAGAGGGGTAG
- a CDS encoding nucleotidyltransferase domain-containing protein, whose translation MNLGLPQRIVSAIIKELQKSDNVTRAVIFGSRAEGDYRYNSDIDLAVYCEGKLPAAVRLDLDEAAGIYKIDIVDMNSCLDENLRRRVEERGVEIYSSA comes from the coding sequence ATGAATTTGGGATTACCACAACGCATTGTGAGCGCCATAATCAAAGAACTCCAAAAAAGCGACAATGTAACCCGGGCAGTCATCTTTGGCTCACGGGCTGAGGGGGACTACAGATACAATTCCGATATCGATCTCGCTGTCTACTGTGAGGGAAAACTGCCTGCTGCAGTGCGGCTGGATCTGGACGAAGCAGCGGGGATATATAAGATTGACATCGTGGACATGAACAGTTGTCTTGATGAGAATCTGCGCCGAAGGGTTGAAGAACGCGGGGTGGAGATATACAGCTCGGCCTAA
- a CDS encoding lysylphosphatidylglycerol synthase transmembrane domain-containing protein — MATNRGGMEGFSPKRMALGLFSSLGLSFIVIYILLHRYRLEQDLGDILASLPAPFILAALLLLLIGWVADALRIRELAGIFGIPLPLRLAFPAVLAGNFAINITPFYMGAGLVHIYVFREKGLDLPRSTAAVAGGALVSHASQAILALVSLVLTWEAVALSLTASRALVIGLSTYLAFIVALGIVAGLVEDPSRLLGGLLRYPQARWAGDRLRDFHRGLALLLKAGPRRLGRMFLFSLVYLVSFYSITPVLLAGMGFSQPLGQVIAFQLVLFFAASLAPTPGSAGAIELGAFSLFSFIVPLDILGNFLVWWRLLTFYLNVLVGTGPFIYLAIGRTWS; from the coding sequence ATGGCAACCAATAGGGGCGGCATGGAGGGGTTCAGTCCCAAGAGGATGGCGCTTGGGCTCTTTTCATCCCTTGGTCTGAGCTTCATCGTCATATATATCCTGCTTCATCGCTACCGGCTGGAGCAGGATCTCGGCGACATCCTGGCGAGCCTTCCTGCCCCCTTCATTCTTGCCGCCCTACTCCTCCTGCTTATAGGATGGGTCGCCGATGCCCTCCGGATCCGGGAGCTGGCAGGCATCTTCGGGATCCCCCTTCCCCTGAGGCTGGCCTTTCCCGCAGTCCTGGCGGGCAACTTCGCCATCAACATCACGCCCTTCTACATGGGGGCGGGGCTTGTGCACATCTACGTCTTCCGGGAAAAGGGCCTGGACCTCCCCCGGTCCACCGCGGCCGTTGCCGGGGGAGCCCTGGTGTCCCACGCATCCCAGGCCATCCTGGCCCTGGTGAGCCTTGTGCTTACCTGGGAGGCGGTGGCCCTGTCCCTGACCGCCAGCCGAGCGCTGGTGATAGGGTTGTCGACTTACCTGGCTTTCATCGTTGCCCTGGGAATAGTGGCAGGCTTGGTTGAGGACCCATCCAGGCTGCTAGGGGGCCTCCTGAGGTACCCGCAGGCACGGTGGGCGGGGGATCGCCTCAGGGACTTCCACCGGGGCCTTGCCCTGCTCCTCAAGGCGGGTCCCAGGCGGCTTGGCCGCATGTTCCTGTTTTCCCTGGTCTACCTCGTATCCTTCTACTCCATAACCCCTGTTCTCCTGGCGGGCATGGGGTTTTCCCAGCCTCTGGGCCAGGTAATCGCCTTCCAGCTGGTGCTCTTCTTCGCCGCATCCCTGGCGCCCACCCCAGGCAGCGCCGGCGCCATAGAACTGGGTGCCTTCTCGCTGTTCTCCTTCATCGTCCCCCTGGACATCCTGGGCAACTTCCTGGTGTGGTGGAGGCTGCTCACCTTCTACCTGAATGTCCTCGTGGGCACTGGCCCCTTCATCTACCTGGCCATTGGGAGGACGTGGTCCTAG
- a CDS encoding class I SAM-dependent methyltransferase yields the protein MAWLLVALGFTLFCSVVVPSFWGGAWSPTPMRVVDGMLDMAQLAGHETLYDLGAGDGRVLFRAAKTRAAQVVGVEIDPVKCWLLKAMVYAKGLSSVRIVKGDFFRVDLSGADVVFLYLSPAAHNRLREKLERELKTGARVVSYRRVMPGWRAAQVDPSRRLFLYQIGQETGCGQDGNQ from the coding sequence ATGGCATGGCTCCTCGTCGCCCTGGGCTTCACGCTCTTCTGCTCCGTGGTAGTCCCCTCTTTCTGGGGGGGAGCCTGGAGCCCCACGCCCATGAGGGTAGTCGACGGCATGCTGGACATGGCCCAGCTGGCGGGCCATGAGACCCTCTACGACCTGGGGGCGGGGGATGGCAGGGTGCTCTTCCGGGCCGCCAAGACCCGGGCGGCCCAGGTGGTGGGGGTTGAGATAGACCCGGTCAAGTGCTGGCTCCTGAAGGCCATGGTGTACGCCAAGGGCCTATCGTCTGTGAGGATAGTGAAGGGAGACTTCTTCCGGGTGGACCTATCCGGGGCTGACGTGGTGTTCCTGTACCTCTCACCGGCTGCCCACAACAGGCTCAGGGAGAAACTTGAGAGGGAACTGAAGACAGGAGCCAGGGTGGTGAGCTACAGGCGTGTGATGCCCGGTTGGAGGGCGGCACAGGTGGACCCATCAAGACGGCTCTTCCTTTATCAAATTGGGCAGGAGACGGGGTGTGGGCAAGATGGCAACCAATAG
- a CDS encoding septum formation initiator family protein produces the protein MIQAAHLAKGPGRLARRKAPVRAGASRLQAVRAPKASSRARYIREFAATSAMVGLLACLGLALVASQTLVAYTGYRVVELKAELGALQGEGQRLDLEIARLSSPDRIEKEAVERLGMCAPGEVRMVAMEVPDPSRDLATESRQGFWRTLAGTLLRGIGRAVAGSP, from the coding sequence ATGATACAGGCTGCCCATCTGGCCAAAGGACCAGGGCGCCTGGCAAGGCGCAAGGCTCCCGTGCGCGCGGGAGCCAGCCGGCTTCAGGCCGTTCGCGCCCCCAAGGCATCATCCAGGGCACGGTATATCCGGGAATTCGCTGCCACCAGTGCCATGGTGGGGCTCCTGGCCTGCCTGGGACTGGCCCTGGTAGCCAGCCAGACCCTGGTAGCCTACACCGGCTACCGGGTCGTGGAGCTGAAAGCGGAACTCGGGGCGCTCCAAGGCGAAGGTCAGAGACTGGACCTGGAAATAGCCAGGTTGAGCTCCCCAGACAGAATAGAGAAGGAGGCTGTCGAGCGTTTGGGGATGTGCGCTCCCGGCGAGGTTAGGATGGTCGCTATGGAGGTTCCTGACCCTTCAAGGGATCTGGCTACCGAGTCCAGGCAGGGTTTCTGGCGCACGCTGGCTGGCACGCTGCTGAGAGGAATAGGGCGGGCTGTAGCCGGTTCACCCTGA
- a CDS encoding penicillin-binding transpeptidase domain-containing protein: MHAPPGLILRKRVILLFAFCAIALVGLLGRLAYVQLVWAEELGRMALETRMREVPVEPKRGVIYDRKGRELAISVNVESVYAIPAQVEDPEATAAAVAEVLGMPAVDVLKKLTLSQSFVWVQRKIPEDLARTLREMNLPGIDFTQESKRFYPKDVLACHILGIAGIDNQGLEGLEVYYDKHLRGTPGKIVLEFDARGKEMPQAVHGYFPPVDGDNLFLTIDEVVQFVAERELEKAVEENGAKGGTVIVMDPSTGDILALANSPRYDPNFYQDYPAEHRRNPAISDAYSPGSTLKPITAAGALEEGAITASSGFHCGGSLKVPGASVSCANGVAHGSLDFYGILVKSCNVALATVGLRMGAETFHRYVVDFGLTQRTGVDFPGEAVGIMLQPSEIKPVDLAVMSFGQTLTITPIQLAAAISAIANDGVYMQPRLAREIRAPDGSVRMRMEPRALRQVISRDTAKELKTALQLAVEQGTGRRAYVEGYNVAGKTGTAQKAVEGRIVEGRYVASFVGFAPVDKPQVVALVMLDEPSGSYYGGTVAAPVFAAVMKDVLHYLEVPPDRSPRSARPEEQEAPEDLTVPDLMNLTPAEATEVCSAAGLSLRVEGSGVAITSQIPAPGAVIPPGAVVLAYTDEKEITRSGLVRVPLVEGKSLRQAAERLAAAGLVMEPIGTGLAKEQYPRAGTQVSPGHTVTVVFEAPGEPAEP; the protein is encoded by the coding sequence TTGCACGCTCCGCCAGGTTTGATCCTGCGGAAAAGGGTCATACTCCTTTTTGCGTTCTGTGCCATCGCACTGGTGGGTCTCCTGGGCCGCCTGGCGTACGTCCAGCTTGTGTGGGCGGAGGAACTGGGCAGGATGGCCCTGGAAACCAGGATGCGTGAGGTTCCCGTGGAGCCCAAGCGCGGTGTCATCTACGACCGCAAGGGCCGGGAGCTGGCCATCAGCGTGAATGTGGAGTCCGTATACGCCATCCCGGCTCAGGTAGAGGACCCCGAGGCCACCGCGGCTGCTGTGGCGGAGGTCCTAGGCATGCCCGCCGTTGACGTGCTGAAGAAGCTCACCCTTTCTCAGTCCTTCGTCTGGGTCCAGCGGAAGATCCCTGAGGACCTTGCCCGCACTCTCCGGGAGATGAACCTCCCCGGCATTGACTTTACTCAGGAATCCAAGCGCTTCTATCCCAAGGACGTACTGGCCTGCCACATCCTGGGCATCGCAGGTATCGACAACCAGGGGCTGGAGGGCTTGGAGGTATACTATGATAAGCACCTCAGGGGAACCCCTGGCAAGATAGTCCTGGAATTCGATGCCAGGGGCAAGGAGATGCCCCAGGCGGTCCACGGCTACTTCCCTCCGGTGGATGGGGATAACCTGTTTCTCACCATTGACGAGGTAGTCCAGTTCGTGGCCGAGCGCGAGCTGGAGAAGGCGGTCGAGGAAAACGGGGCCAAGGGCGGAACCGTCATCGTCATGGACCCATCCACCGGTGACATACTGGCCCTGGCGAACTCGCCCCGCTACGATCCGAACTTCTACCAGGACTACCCTGCGGAACACAGGAGAAACCCGGCCATCAGCGATGCTTACAGTCCCGGCTCCACCTTGAAGCCTATCACGGCAGCGGGGGCCCTGGAAGAGGGGGCCATCACCGCCAGCTCTGGCTTCCACTGCGGTGGGTCCCTCAAGGTCCCCGGGGCCTCGGTATCCTGTGCCAACGGGGTGGCCCACGGGTCCCTGGATTTTTACGGGATCCTTGTGAAGTCCTGCAACGTAGCCCTTGCCACGGTGGGCCTTAGGATGGGGGCGGAAACCTTTCATCGCTACGTGGTAGACTTCGGCCTCACCCAGAGGACCGGAGTGGACTTCCCAGGTGAGGCCGTGGGGATAATGCTCCAGCCCAGTGAGATCAAGCCTGTGGACCTGGCGGTGATGTCCTTTGGCCAAACCCTCACCATTACCCCGATCCAGCTGGCGGCGGCCATTTCCGCGATCGCCAACGACGGCGTCTACATGCAGCCGAGGCTCGCCAGGGAGATAAGGGCCCCAGATGGAAGTGTCAGGATGCGAATGGAGCCCCGGGCTCTCCGGCAGGTCATATCCAGGGATACGGCGAAGGAACTCAAGACAGCCCTCCAGCTTGCGGTGGAGCAGGGCACGGGACGCCGCGCCTACGTTGAAGGCTACAACGTAGCGGGGAAGACCGGCACGGCGCAGAAGGCTGTGGAGGGCAGGATAGTGGAGGGACGCTACGTGGCATCTTTCGTGGGGTTTGCCCCGGTGGATAAGCCCCAGGTGGTCGCTCTGGTGATGCTGGATGAGCCTTCAGGCTCCTACTATGGTGGCACGGTGGCCGCCCCGGTGTTCGCGGCGGTCATGAAGGATGTCCTGCACTACCTGGAGGTGCCTCCCGACAGGTCCCCCAGGAGTGCCCGCCCTGAGGAGCAGGAGGCTCCCGAGGACCTTACAGTGCCTGACCTTATGAACCTCACGCCTGCCGAAGCTACCGAGGTGTGCAGCGCCGCAGGGCTCAGCCTAAGGGTCGAGGGCAGCGGGGTGGCAATAACCTCGCAGATCCCAGCCCCCGGGGCCGTGATTCCCCCTGGGGCCGTGGTGCTGGCCTACACCGACGAAAAGGAGATAACCCGGTCGGGCCTTGTGAGGGTGCCTCTCGTGGAGGGAAAGAGTCTCCGCCAAGCGGCGGAGAGACTGGCCGCTGCGGGCCTGGTGATGGAGCCCATCGGCACGGGCCTGGCCAAGGAACAGTACCCTCGCGCCGGGACCCAGGTATCCCCTGGGCACACCGTTACGGTAGTCTTTGAGGCGCCCGGGGAACCCGCGGAACCATAG
- a CDS encoding DUF421 domain-containing protein, producing the protein MILVGLLQRVIASLSTRRRALSRLVTSEPQVITRDGWMLPRQMASVHYGIDDVLMLLREQGVFDPAEVDTAVLEQNGTLSLLRKSEAAPATPKVLSVPVRPAVATSLVEEGAINE; encoded by the coding sequence GTGATCCTCGTTGGCCTTCTCCAGAGGGTCATCGCCTCTCTCTCCACACGCAGGCGTGCCCTGTCCCGCCTGGTAACCTCTGAACCCCAGGTCATTACCAGGGATGGCTGGATGCTCCCCCGCCAGATGGCGAGTGTGCACTACGGCATCGATGATGTATTGATGCTCCTGAGGGAGCAAGGCGTTTTCGACCCTGCAGAGGTTGACACCGCGGTCCTGGAGCAGAACGGGACGCTAAGCCTCCTGCGGAAGTCTGAGGCAGCCCCTGCCACACCAAAGGTCCTGAGCGTGCCGGTGAGGCCTGCCGTCGCCACCTCACTGGTGGAGGAAGGGGCCATCAACGAGTAG
- a CDS encoding GntR family transcriptional regulator, producing MPSHMTPGDRDIGPEDRVYREIKRAIVTQVLPAGSQLVELRLAERFGVSRTPIRNALRRLSYEGLVKMVPKNGAFIAEMSASEIEQVYRVREVLEGFAARLASAAITPEELDRLERLLEEEEKACLNQDFEAYVSANDAIHGLIADASRNEVLASILKSLLDRSNLCLIFYDSFFGLPIEEVKSIKEHHRLLEALRAKNPEDCESEMRSQIRSAFEHLNLNYLRLREMRAKETW from the coding sequence ATGCCTTCACACATGACGCCCGGCGACAGGGACATTGGACCCGAAGACAGAGTATACAGGGAGATCAAGAGAGCCATCGTCACGCAGGTGCTTCCCGCAGGCTCACAACTGGTGGAATTAAGGCTCGCCGAGAGGTTCGGGGTAAGCCGCACTCCTATCAGGAACGCTCTCAGGAGACTGTCTTATGAGGGGCTCGTGAAGATGGTTCCAAAAAACGGGGCTTTTATAGCTGAAATGTCTGCCAGTGAGATCGAGCAGGTCTACAGGGTTAGAGAGGTCCTGGAGGGCTTCGCGGCCAGACTGGCGTCTGCTGCCATAACGCCGGAGGAACTAGACAGGCTGGAACGGCTCCTCGAAGAGGAAGAAAAAGCCTGTCTGAACCAGGATTTCGAGGCTTACGTATCGGCGAATGACGCTATTCACGGGCTAATCGCGGACGCTTCGCGGAACGAGGTTCTGGCCTCCATTCTGAAGAGCTTGTTAGACCGCAGCAACCTGTGCCTCATATTCTACGACAGTTTCTTCGGGCTTCCCATCGAAGAAGTGAAATCCATAAAGGAACATCACAGGCTGCTTGAGGCACTACGCGCAAAGAACCCTGAGGATTGTGAGAGTGAAATGCGCAGTCAGATAAGGTCAGCGTTTGAGCACCTCAACCTGAATTACCTGAGGCTGAGGGAGATGCGGGCGAAAGAAACTTGGTGA